A region of Phaeodactylum tricornutum CCAP 1055/1 chromosome 14, whole genome shotgun sequence DNA encodes the following proteins:
- a CDS encoding predicted protein (Signal Peptide predicteed at N-terminus, translation start unclear, compare to Protein ID 47568~Alternative splicing variant 1): protein MGRTMLVGWGALLSVSVNLHGVHARPVVRNIRSTHEFDRLLEKHASETGLPVVVDFYSDSCGPCRMMAPIFRNVAAEFADRAVFVKVDTNAQPELSQRYQVRSLPTFQFFVDGKKAHQAVGGIGEQGLRQEANQIVRQAQLENVLLTLDALLEYYHTVDPEKPRSDVETVYQKCAKMNRKVEGCVGSSANALARKLKKKYQAAPQLVPRILPTDAPTSTPKPSRATPPVAASSNTGTPTTHTLESASLADLQSELERRLDQARDEQVEHEDPAEDEADPDFRPWPGSSHSAYPEAVLVIGGGPAGLAAALYAARAGLAPLVLAPSLGGQLQGKGVDVENYPGLPLVTGPAVVAAMRKQAAHFGAFFEDDVVFRVDASQRPLQIHTNATGIIAAHSIIVATGAESNWLGIPGEWEMRGGGVSSCATCDGFLYAQRDVVVVGGGDAAMEDALVLARTSRSVTVVHRRDKFRASKVLSDRVQNHPAITVRWNATVQEILGQAVVDANDEDDNSNDHDVDLDSIPKQVTGVVLVDTVTGEETKLSCHAVFVAIGHTPATAFLHGVVDFDPEHDGYLWTQPHSTQTSVPGIFAAGDVADSVYRQAITSAGSGAAAALDAERYLSEHGLGMEEELLEAELLAELVNDGGMSARESYNAYEDAGGRMQGMKESVAAEL from the exons ATGGGACGTACCATGCTCGTTGGCTGGGGGGCACTGCTGAGTGTGAGTGTCAATCTCCACGGTGTGCACGCTCGTCCCGTGGTTCGCAACATTCGTTCCACGCACG AGTTTGATCGTCTTTTGGAGAAGCACGCGTCGGAGACGGGCTTGCCGGTAGTCGTGGATTTCTATTCCGACTCGTGCGGTCCGTGTCGCATGATGGCGCCGATATTCCGCAACGTGGCGGCGGAATTCGCCGACCGCGCCGTCTTTGTCAAGGTCGACACCAACGCGCAGCCGGAACTCTCGCAGCGTTACCAAGTGCGATCCCTCCCCACCTTTCAgttctttgtcgacggcaAAAAGGCCCACCAGGCCGTGGGAGGTATTGGCGAACAGGGACTCCGACAGGAAGCCAATCAGATTGTCCGACAGGCGCAACTGGAAAACGTACTCCTCACTCTCGACGCACTGCTGGAGTACTACCACACGGTGGATCCGGAGAAGCCCCGCAGTGACGTCGAAACGGTCTACCAAAAATGTGCCAAAATGAATCGCAAAGTAGAAGGTTGTGTCGGCTCCAGTGCCAACGCTTTGGCCCGCAAactcaagaaaaagtacCAAGCCGCGCCCCAACTCGTCCCGCGAATCCTCCCAACCGACGCTCCGACGTCTACCCCCAAACCTTCCCGGGCCACTCCCCCGGTTGCGGCATCGTCCAACACCGGAACTCCCACTACCCACACGCTCGAGTCCGCCTCCCTCGCCGACCTACAGTCCGAACTCGAACGTCGCCTCGACCAAGCACGCGACGAACAGGTCGAACACGAAGACCccgcggaagacgaagccgACCCCGATTTTCGCCCGTGGCCGGGATCGTCGCATTCCGCTTACCCCGAAgccgtcctcgtcatcgGCGGCGGACCGGCTGGACTGGCGGCAGCCTTGTACGCGGCCCGCGCCGGTTTGGCGCCCCTCGTACTCGCACCCTCACTCGGCGGACAATTGCAGGGCAAGGGAGTGGACGTGGAAAACTATCCCGGATTGCCTCTCGTCACGGGACCGGCCGTCGTGGCCGCCATGCGCAAACAAGCCGCGCATTTTGGAGCCTTTTTCGAAGACGACGTCGTTTTCCGAGTGGACGCGTCCCAGCGACCCCTACAGATCCACACCAACGCCACCGGTATCATCGCCGCGCATTCCATTATTGTAGCGACCGGTGCGGAATCCAATTGGTTGGGAATTCCGGGAGAATGGGAAATGCGTGGCGGAGGCGTTTCTAGTTGTGCCACCTGTGACGGATTCCTCTACGCGCAACGGGACGTGGTCGTGgtcggcggcggcgacgccgccatggaagacgCCCTCGTACTAGCCCGGACCTCCCGATCCGTCACCGTCGTCCACCGGCGGGACAAATTTCGTGCCTCCAAGGTATTGAGCGATCGCGTACAGAATCATCCAGCCATTACCGTTCGGTGGAATGCCACCGTTCAGGAAATTTTGGGGCAAGCCGTGGTGGACgcgaacgacgaagacgataaTTCGAACGATCATGACGTCGACTTGGATTCCATTCCGAAGCAAGTCACGGGCGTCGTGCTCGTTGACACCGTCACTGGAGAAGAAACTAAGTTATCGTGCCACGCCGTCTTTGTCGCGATCGGACACACGCCGGCCACCGCCTTTCTCCACGGCGTCGTAGATTTTGATCCGGAGCACGATGGCTACCTGTGGACGCAACCACATTCGACGCAAACCTCCGTGCCCGGAATTTTTGCTGCCGGCGACGTGGCCGATTCGGTGTATCGACAAGCCATTACCAGTGCGGGCAGTggcgccgccgccgcacTCGACGCGGAACGGTATCTTTCCGAACACGGCCTGGgcatggaagaagaattgcTGGAAGCCGAATTGTTGGCCGAACTCGTCAACGACGGCGGGATGTCGGCGCGAGAATCGTACAACGCGTACGAAGACGCGGGTGGACGGATGCAGGGAATGAAGGAAAGTGTAGCGGCCGAACTTTAG